The genome window GCAGTACGCCTACTCTGATATTACAAGAATTTACTCTCTAATACACCAGGAGCCCGACAATATAATGTGATACATGTAGTGTTGAAATAAAGCGTGTATCTATTTTaggattaataaaaaaatcaacatGCCACACATATagaaaatcataaaattcaaaTCATGGAACATTGACGTTGATGCAGACAGCTGAACAGATCCAGAAAAACTTCCTCCAGTGTTTGTCGTTGGAGTTGTGTTAGATGGAGACATATTCTTGCATACCCCAACTGGTGCACCAGCCTGTAAATTTCACTTGTgcattagaagactgaatcaaGTAACAGAAAGGattcaaatcaaaataaaaaaatactttGTTCTTTCAGTCCTCAAATATAAGCTACTAATGAAAATTTGGTTGCTGACAATGCATTTCTGTAATTAACCGTACATACTGTCAATCACTTAACCAATCATTAAAGCGGTTAACTTTTTATGTCAAGTAGGATTTCTCGAAAGCCAAGAGATGTGAGTTGCTATAAATATGTGCAGCAGCAAGTCAAGATACAGACTTtcgaaataattaaatttaagttCATGTCCTGCACTTAAGTATCTACAAAGTAAAAATTCTGAAGTCACGTCGACCAAATTATCATCTCAATCACATGCGCGTGTGTAGGGAGCAAAGAGGATCTGAATCACACGCAAAGGTAACAATAACCAGAAgttttaattaacaaaaaatagcGTCGCAAATCACCTACCTCACCATACTGCAAGATCATACAACTTTATCAAACATACTAATTATTCGTTTTTATCAAGATCGTACAGGATGCATGGTAGTATTTACACTCAGTTAAATATCTTCCATTAGAACTTTAAGCTCTAGGTATCAAAGTTTCAAGTCTAGAAAGTTTCATTCAAATTTTCATCATCAAACATAAGCCATGCTAAACACCAAGTTTTATACGTAAGATAATGACCTGGCAAGCAGTGACAGTACTGCAACCGCATAGCGTATGACCATTCATCTCGTCTACGGCATCAAAAACTCCTCCTCCATCACTCCTCTGCAAATAATCTCATTTAGGAATCAACACATAATCAAATTATCATATAAGCCTGCGCGTGGCAatcaaaaaaaaactttcagTACCATGTAAAAGTTTACTGCCAAAAAGTTTGCCATCACATTCCCTGCTGATTTATAACAGGCTCCAACTAAATTAGCAAGCGGAGCTGAATGCTCCTTGcaagcttcatcttctacaGGTATTGTTGGGAAATAATTTTGTAGTATAAGGGAAGCACTTTTTGAGTTTAACGGCTTTGATTCTTTCCTATTCGGGCAGGACCCTTGTATCACTCCACCATCTCCAGCTAAAACGCACACCAGATCATAAGCTTGATAATAATTTATGTAGTACAGATGAGAAAACAAATAAATCAATCAATTTTAGGCACTTACGCTCATTTTCCAGAATGTACCTCCACTGATAAGCTATTCCCTCACCTACTTCCTTGGAGGAGTCAGAGGTGAAGACTAACAATCTATGATTCTCTTGGACCATTTTGGTAATGGTTGGCCAATCCGCACCCTTCTTTGGCATCTTGGAGAGTGGAAACCAGTACTTGTCCAATCCGGCATTGGCAAACAACTTGGTCAATCCTTTTGTAGTATGTACATAGTCCTCGATAATAATAGTGACAATCTCAGTCGGGTTTTGGGTCAAAAATGCTTCAACTTCCCTCAATGTGTTAATTGCAGGTTGCTGAAAAGAATACAATGTACATGTTACAAAACGgcctaaacaaaaatattgAACATTGAACTAAAGCTGCGGGATCATAGACCATACAAAGGCTGTGATATTGAAACACTCGCCCTGGAACGAATGGCAGAGCCAGATATCATTCTCAAAGTCATACATATCCAACATCAATCCCCTCACTCCATTCTGAACAACAAACAAACAACATAATATCAACAAAAATAACAACCAAATTACGAGAAACCAATCAATAAAAAATGCAATGACATACTCTGAGCTGGTTAGTAACAGTATCTTCTTGATTATAAAAAGTAATTCTCTGAGAGCCAGTTAATAGAGGTGCATCCACAATCGAAAACGAATTGTGGGTCATGAGCCAGGTATACTTGTTGAAAGGCAAACCACTAATCTACCCTCATCACCAATCAGACAAAAcatcacaaacacaaacacacattacCACAATGTTAGTTATAACATTTACAAAATTcccaaaaaaatcaacaaaaaaataggCACAAAATGATAAAAAGATAGGATCTTTACAATAGAAGTAGGAATGTTAGCCTGGCCTCTAGTACAAATGGGCTGAGCCTTGCCAATTTCTGGACAATTCCCACAATATAAACCTTGCCCACAATCAGTAGCAGTTGAACATGGTTCCATAAACTGTGCATACAATGTAATTCTTGAAAGATTCAGCTTCCAATTTAGACAATTGTACATTGATAGTGACAAACACATATGATCTATGCATAATTACAAGAGATGTAGATAGAAATAAAAAGTGGACCTGACAAGTGCCATCAGAACAAGAAGTTGAAGTAGTGATGAGTAGTATAGATACAAACAAGAAGATGTAGTGGTAGCAGCAGTCAGTGGGATGTGTGCATCTGCTCATACGATTCTCCGTAAAACACGACAACAtcgtgagagagagagagagagagaattcaCAGTGTCCCAAGTAGTAGCAAGTCAAGTGAGAAAGCAAAAGCTGGGTTTACATGTATAtttattgagagagagagtttgTTTTGTTGGAGGtgcttttttaactttttagaaTGTGTTTGTTAATCACAAGGATTTAGCTTTGTCTTAACTTAGGTTGCCTTAAATTAATGTAAATTGCAATACTACcaacaataatttttgattatatgttgGCGATAAATTATTCGTTATTTTTTCtgctgaaaaaaataatttagattcGGTGTTTAGAGGGCATACGAGCTTTGGCCATGCAtacaatacaaaaaatataaaattaaatatttttcacgATAAAAAAAAATCGTCAACAATTTGCTGCTAATTCGATTTTTGACTGAAAGTATGACACCCAAACTGATTCTAGTAGCCGATTGGCAAGTTGGTGATGGATGTACTGTAACGGGAATACCCACGTAATTTGAATGTCATTAGCGCCTTGAACACGATATGAGTACCTGTTAAACTTAAACATGCTATACAACTGAGACGACTATTTTAacgttttttattagattttttttgtcagggtacATAATATGTTATGATAAAaccattaaataataaattacatgaTATAACcatgaatgaaaa of Daucus carota subsp. sativus chromosome 3, DH1 v3.0, whole genome shotgun sequence contains these proteins:
- the LOC108210923 gene encoding PI-PLC X domain-containing protein At5g67130 → MLSCFTENRMSRCTHPTDCCYHYIFLFVSILLITTSTSCSDGTCQFMEPCSTATDCGQGLYCGNCPEIGKAQPICTRGQANIPTSIISGLPFNKYTWLMTHNSFSIVDAPLLTGSQRITFYNQEDTVTNQLRNGVRGLMLDMYDFENDIWLCHSFQGECFNITAFQPAINTLREVEAFLTQNPTEIVTIIIEDYVHTTKGLTKLFANAGLDKYWFPLSKMPKKGADWPTITKMVQENHRLLVFTSDSSKEVGEGIAYQWRYILENEPGDGGVIQGSCPNRKESKPLNSKSASLILQNYFPTIPVEDEACKEHSAPLANLVGACYKSAGNVMANFLAVNFYMRSDGGGVFDAVDEMNGHTLCGCSTVTACQAGAPVGVCKNMSPSNTTPTTNTGGSFSGSVQLSASTSMFHDLNFMIFYMCGMLIFLLILK